A genome region from Dehalococcoidia bacterium includes the following:
- the glnA gene encoding type I glutamate--ammonia ligase codes for MSPQDVAKFIKDKNVQIVDLKFNDLPGLWQHFSMPVSELTEMDDLTKSIWVEGVGFDGSSIRGFQKIQESDMILIPDPSTARIDPVCAAPTLSVICDIYDPLTRKPYTRDPRYIAKKAESYMRATGIADASYWGPEAEFFIFDDVRFDQTENSSFYFVDSVEGEWNTGRDEKPNLGYKPRYKEGYFPVPPHDAFQDLRSEMILTMMQAGMPVEVHHHEVATGGQAEIDLKFDTLVDMADKMMWYKYIVKNVARRHGKVVTFMPKPLYGDNGSGMHCHQSLWKDGENIFYDPEGYALISREAKYYIGGLLKHSPALMALCAPTTNSYKRLVPGYEAPVNLIYSARNRSAAIRIPVYTDNPRTKRIEYRPPDATCNPYLAFAAMLMAGLDGIENEIDPGPPFDNNTYALTPDEAMSLKTVPGSLEEAIDALEEDHEFLLKGDVFTKDVIDVWIEYKREHEIDQLRLRPHPYEFYMYFDV; via the coding sequence ATGTCACCCCAGGACGTAGCCAAGTTCATCAAGGACAAGAATGTGCAGATCGTTGACCTCAAGTTCAACGACCTGCCGGGGCTCTGGCAGCACTTCTCCATGCCCGTCTCGGAGCTGACGGAGATGGACGATCTGACAAAGAGCATCTGGGTGGAAGGCGTAGGGTTCGATGGCTCGAGCATCCGCGGGTTCCAGAAGATCCAGGAAAGCGACATGATCCTGATCCCCGACCCGTCGACGGCGCGCATCGACCCCGTATGCGCCGCGCCTACCCTCAGCGTCATCTGCGACATCTACGACCCGTTGACCAGAAAGCCGTACACGCGCGACCCCCGCTACATCGCCAAGAAGGCGGAGTCGTACATGCGGGCGACAGGCATCGCCGACGCCAGCTACTGGGGGCCCGAGGCCGAGTTCTTCATTTTCGATGACGTCCGCTTCGATCAGACGGAGAACTCCTCGTTCTACTTCGTCGACTCCGTCGAGGGCGAGTGGAACACGGGCCGTGACGAGAAGCCGAACCTGGGCTATAAGCCGCGCTACAAGGAAGGGTACTTCCCCGTGCCGCCCCACGACGCCTTCCAGGACCTGCGCAGCGAGATGATCCTCACGATGATGCAGGCGGGAATGCCCGTCGAGGTCCACCATCACGAGGTGGCCACCGGCGGCCAGGCAGAGATCGACCTCAAGTTCGACACGCTGGTCGATATGGCCGACAAGATGATGTGGTACAAGTACATCGTGAAGAACGTCGCCCGCCGCCATGGGAAGGTGGTGACCTTCATGCCCAAGCCCCTCTACGGCGACAACGGCTCCGGCATGCACTGCCACCAGAGCCTGTGGAAGGACGGGGAGAACATCTTCTACGACCCCGAGGGCTACGCCCTGATAAGCCGCGAGGCGAAGTACTACATCGGCGGGCTGCTCAAGCACTCGCCGGCGCTGATGGCCCTCTGCGCCCCGACGACGAACTCCTACAAGCGGCTCGTCCCCGGCTACGAGGCGCCCGTGAACCTCATCTACTCAGCGCGCAACCGCAGCGCCGCCATCCGCATTCCCGTCTACACCGATAACCCGCGCACGAAGCGCATCGAGTACCGCCCGCCCGACGCCACCTGTAACCCCTACCTCGCCTTCGCGGCGATGCTGATGGCAGGGCTCGACGGCATCGAGAACGAGATCGACCCCGGGCCGCCGTTCGACAATAACACCTACGCCCTCACGCCCGACGAGGCGATGTCGCTGAAGACGGTGCCCGGCTCGCTCGAGGAGGCGATTGACGCGCTGGAGGAAGACCACGAGTTCCTCCTGAAGGGCGACGTGTTCACGAAGGACGTCATCGATGTGTGGATTGAGTACAAGCGGGAGCACGAGATCGACCAGTTGCGTTTGCGCCCGCACCCGTACGAGTTCTACATGTACTTCGACGTCTAG
- a CDS encoding glutamine synthetase family protein, with product MSVEEDKEYVLRTCKDQDIKFIWLWFTDILGSLKSFAITVEELEAALAEGMGFDGSSVEGFARIDESDMVAMPDPATFQLIPWRPAERGVGRMFCDIFQPDGTPFTGDPRYVLKRNLKRAIDLGFTFYVGPEMEYFYFKTPGGTEGLDAGGYFDLTPLDAATDLRRETVLALEDVGIGVETSHHEGAPSQHEIDLRYTDALTMADSVMTCRLVVKEVALRNGYYATFMPKPRAGQNGSGMHCHMSLFKGQRNAFFDPKDEYHLSALAKSFLAGLLRHARETALVYNQWVNSYKRLIPGYEAPVYVTWARRNRSDLIRVPEYKPGKETATRIECRSPDPACNPYLAFAAMLASGLEGIEKEYPLPDPVEENVFAMGEERRQELGIETLPGSLNQAIEAAEGSDLLRRCLGDHVFETLIANKKIEWNLYRAQVTNYELERYLPIL from the coding sequence ATGAGCGTGGAAGAGGACAAAGAATACGTCCTTCGCACCTGCAAAGACCAGGATATCAAGTTCATCTGGCTCTGGTTCACCGACATCCTGGGCTCGTTGAAGAGCTTCGCTATCACCGTCGAAGAGCTGGAGGCCGCCCTGGCCGAGGGCATGGGTTTCGACGGCTCGTCCGTCGAGGGCTTCGCCCGCATCGACGAGAGCGATATGGTGGCGATGCCCGACCCGGCGACGTTCCAGCTCATACCCTGGCGCCCGGCCGAACGGGGCGTCGGCCGCATGTTCTGCGACATCTTCCAGCCTGACGGCACACCATTCACCGGCGATCCCCGCTACGTGCTCAAGCGCAATCTGAAACGCGCCATCGACCTCGGTTTCACGTTCTACGTCGGGCCCGAGATGGAGTACTTCTACTTCAAGACGCCGGGCGGAACTGAGGGTCTCGACGCCGGCGGCTACTTCGACCTGACGCCGCTTGACGCCGCCACCGACCTGCGCCGCGAGACCGTCCTTGCCCTTGAGGACGTGGGTATCGGCGTGGAGACGAGCCATCACGAGGGCGCGCCCAGCCAGCACGAGATCGACCTCCGCTACACGGACGCCCTCACGATGGCCGACAGCGTCATGACCTGCCGCCTCGTCGTGAAGGAGGTCGCCCTCAGGAACGGCTACTACGCTACCTTTATGCCCAAGCCCCGCGCCGGGCAGAACGGCAGCGGCATGCACTGCCACATGTCGCTCTTTAAGGGGCAGCGCAACGCCTTTTTCGACCCGAAGGACGAGTACCACCTCTCGGCGCTGGCGAAGTCGTTCCTCGCCGGGCTGCTGCGGCACGCCCGCGAGACGGCGCTCGTCTACAACCAGTGGGTCAACTCCTACAAGCGGCTCATCCCCGGCTACGAGGCGCCGGTCTATGTCACCTGGGCGCGGCGCAATCGCTCCGACCTCATCCGGGTACCGGAGTACAAGCCGGGGAAGGAGACGGCCACCCGTATCGAGTGCCGCTCTCCCGATCCGGCGTGCAACCCCTACCTGGCGTTCGCCGCCATGCTCGCCTCGGGCCTCGAGGGGATCGAGAAGGAGTACCCGCTGCCCGATCCGGTGGAGGAGAACGTATTCGCGATGGGCGAGGAGCGCCGGCAGGAGTTGGGGATCGAGACGCTGCCGGGCAGCCTCAACCAGGCCATCGAGGCGGCTGAAGGCAGCGACCTGCTGCGCCGCTGCCTCGGCGATCACGTGTTCGAGACGTTGATCGCCAACAAGAAGATCGAGTGGAACCTCTACCGGGCGCAGGTCACGAACTACGAGTTGGAGCGCTACCTGCCCATTCTGTAA
- a CDS encoding class I SAM-dependent methyltransferase, producing MRLPGRLPLLVSAVVGPVSFWLLLRYRLRRPCSLRLRFLLENPVRRAVHPVGPTVDKFRIRKGGTVLELGPGSGYFTAEAASRVGERGRLICIDILPETARFLSQRFQRQGIDNSRILVGDACNLPLKERMLDGAFLVTVLGETTDKQRAIGELRRAMKPGGVLSITESLPDPDYQTQATVRRLCEGAGFQWTELYRRPGGFTMNFVALTEWAGSAPTRSS from the coding sequence ATGCGCCTGCCCGGGCGTCTTCCGCTTCTCGTCTCGGCTGTTGTCGGCCCGGTATCCTTCTGGCTTCTCCTTCGCTACCGGCTGCGCCGCCCCTGTTCCCTGCGTCTTCGCTTCCTGCTCGAAAACCCGGTCCGCCGCGCCGTCCATCCCGTGGGGCCGACGGTGGACAAGTTCCGTATCCGCAAGGGGGGAACGGTGTTGGAGCTCGGCCCCGGTTCCGGCTACTTCACGGCCGAGGCGGCTTCGAGGGTTGGCGAACGCGGACGCCTTATCTGCATCGACATCCTGCCGGAGACGGCGCGCTTCCTCAGCCAACGGTTCCAGCGTCAGGGCATTGACAACTCGCGCATCCTCGTGGGAGACGCCTGCAACCTTCCTCTCAAAGAGAGGATGCTCGACGGCGCGTTCCTGGTGACGGTGCTGGGAGAGACCACCGACAAGCAGCGCGCTATCGGCGAGCTGCGGCGGGCGATGAAGCCGGGAGGCGTGCTATCGATAACCGAAAGTCTGCCCGACCCCGACTACCAGACGCAGGCGACGGTGCGCAGACTATGCGAGGGCGCGGGCTTCCAGTGGACGGAGCTGTACCGGCGGCCGGGCGGCTTCACGATGAACTTCGTCGCCCTTACAGAATGGGCAGGTAGCGCTCCAACTCGTAGTTCGTGA
- a CDS encoding NADH-quinone oxidoreductase subunit N — protein MNLDYALLIPEYLLAGLAALVATLDLFFGRRLRPYLPYVAVAGLALALGVSLVYVNDTPESFGDLLVVDNYTTFFRVFFIAIAGAVCLASAHFVRDRLRHAGEYYALLILSTIGAIYMAAARELLTAYISLEVLSFSLYVLVSFAKMDAKSNEGGLKYMLLGAFSSAIFLYGMSLIYGVAGSTFYADISAALSSGIADFDLAMLMGLVLIVAALGFKVAAVPFHMWTPDAYEGAPLPITAYLSATSKAAGFALLIRLFAGAFQPVLDDWQWMIAALAAASMTVGNLVAIQQHNIKRLLAYSSIVQVGFMLMGIAALSEQTTSALVLHMTGYIVTNLAAFVVIIAYFNATGKDEIPDYRGLAERAPFLALALTIALFSLAGMPLFAGFATKFILFQAVADEGFLWLAALAVVNSFISLYYYLLVIRQMYVVEPEEPGRLRIPVLMNGVTFALLAGIFFVGLFPQPLFDVTDNIADAVFQTAQAVSVVSGGP, from the coding sequence ATGAACCTTGACTACGCCCTGCTGATTCCGGAGTACCTGCTCGCCGGCCTTGCGGCCCTAGTGGCGACGCTCGACCTCTTCTTCGGGCGGCGGTTGCGCCCCTACCTGCCGTACGTCGCCGTCGCCGGGCTGGCTCTGGCCCTCGGCGTCTCTCTCGTCTATGTGAACGACACTCCGGAGTCGTTCGGCGATCTTCTCGTCGTCGACAACTACACCACGTTCTTCCGCGTGTTCTTCATCGCCATCGCCGGCGCCGTCTGTCTGGCGTCCGCTCACTTCGTGCGCGACCGCCTGCGGCACGCCGGCGAGTACTACGCCCTGCTCATCCTCTCGACCATCGGCGCGATATACATGGCGGCGGCGCGCGAGCTGCTCACCGCCTACATCTCCCTCGAGGTGCTCAGCTTCAGCCTGTACGTCCTCGTCTCCTTCGCCAAGATGGACGCGAAATCGAACGAGGGCGGACTGAAGTACATGCTGCTGGGCGCCTTCTCCTCCGCTATCTTCCTCTACGGCATGAGCCTCATATACGGGGTCGCCGGCTCCACGTTCTACGCCGACATCAGCGCCGCCCTCAGCAGCGGCATCGCCGACTTCGACCTGGCGATGCTCATGGGGCTGGTGCTCATCGTGGCGGCGCTCGGCTTCAAGGTGGCGGCCGTCCCCTTCCACATGTGGACGCCCGACGCCTATGAAGGGGCGCCCCTTCCCATCACCGCCTACCTCTCGGCGACATCGAAGGCCGCGGGCTTCGCGCTGCTGATCCGCCTGTTCGCGGGCGCGTTCCAGCCCGTGCTCGACGACTGGCAGTGGATGATTGCGGCGCTGGCGGCGGCTAGCATGACCGTGGGCAACCTGGTGGCGATCCAGCAGCACAACATCAAGCGGCTGCTCGCCTACTCGTCGATAGTGCAGGTGGGCTTCATGCTAATGGGTATCGCCGCCCTCTCCGAACAGACGACGAGCGCCCTCGTGCTGCACATGACCGGCTACATCGTCACCAACCTGGCGGCATTCGTGGTGATAATCGCCTATTTCAACGCGACCGGGAAAGACGAGATACCGGACTACCGCGGCCTCGCGGAACGGGCGCCCTTCCTCGCCCTCGCGCTGACCATCGCCCTCTTCTCGCTGGCGGGGATGCCGCTGTTCGCCGGCTTCGCCACCAAGTTCATCCTCTTCCAGGCCGTCGCCGACGAAGGGTTCTTGTGGCTGGCGGCGCTGGCGGTCGTCAACAGCTTCATCTCACTCTACTACTATCTGCTGGTCATACGGCAAATGTACGTCGTCGAGCCGGAGGAGCCGGGACGGCTGCGCATCCCCGTGCTGATGAACGGCGTGACCTTCGCGCTCCTGGCCGGCATCTTCTTCGTGGGGCTCTTCCCGCAGCCCCTGTTCGACGTCACGGACAACATAGCCGACGCGGTGTTCCAGACCGCGCAAGCGGTCTCCGTGGTGAGCGGCGGCCCCTGA
- a CDS encoding NADH-quinone oxidoreductase subunit M codes for MEKYLLLALIGLPLATSIVLVAVPSRYPNVVRYISAVSGFALFGLSLYLFFAYELDNGEAFQFQLRWPWLENVGFLGEDGITFHLGLDGIGAPMVLLNGIVAFTGVLVSWKIDHRNKDFFVLLFALIAGVFGTFTSLDLFFFFFFYELAVLPMFLLIAVWGSSSRFPTFVRTKEYGAMKLTLYLVAASILIFIGIFAVFIEADRGTFDLPTLYQVQFSEDFQKIVFPVFLVGCGVLAGLWPFHTWSPDGHVAAPTAVSMLHAGVLMKLGAFGIIRLGIQLLPEGAEFWMPGLMILATTNVIYGAVSAMAQRDFKYMVGYSSVSHMGYVLMGLATLNSIGMNGAVLQMFSHGIMTALMFAMVGAIYDQAHVRDMSIFGGLANQMPRFAAFFAIAGLASLGLPGLSGFVAEFHIFVGTFQTYPAFGALAIFGAAITAAYILRMLAMAFFGPFNERWSHLTEMTRWEQAAGAVLIFFLLFMGLWPAPFIDRISDSVLTLAAIR; via the coding sequence ATGGAGAAGTACCTTCTTCTGGCGTTGATCGGGCTGCCGCTGGCGACCTCGATCGTGCTGGTCGCCGTCCCCTCGCGCTACCCGAACGTGGTGCGCTACATCTCAGCGGTCTCCGGGTTCGCCCTCTTCGGACTCTCGCTCTACCTCTTCTTCGCCTATGAGCTCGACAACGGCGAGGCGTTCCAGTTCCAGTTGCGCTGGCCCTGGCTCGAGAACGTTGGCTTCCTCGGCGAGGACGGCATAACGTTCCACCTGGGACTCGACGGCATCGGCGCGCCGATGGTGCTGCTGAACGGCATCGTCGCTTTCACCGGCGTCCTCGTCTCCTGGAAGATTGACCATCGCAACAAGGACTTCTTCGTTCTCCTGTTTGCCCTTATCGCGGGCGTCTTCGGCACCTTCACCTCACTCGACCTGTTCTTCTTCTTCTTCTTCTACGAGCTCGCAGTGCTGCCGATGTTCCTCCTCATCGCCGTCTGGGGGTCCAGCAGCCGGTTCCCCACCTTCGTGCGCACGAAGGAGTACGGGGCGATGAAGCTGACGCTCTACCTGGTGGCGGCGAGCATACTCATCTTCATCGGCATCTTCGCCGTCTTCATCGAGGCCGACCGCGGCACCTTCGACCTGCCGACGCTGTACCAGGTGCAGTTCTCGGAGGACTTCCAGAAGATAGTCTTCCCCGTCTTCCTCGTCGGCTGCGGCGTGCTGGCGGGCCTCTGGCCCTTCCACACGTGGTCGCCCGACGGCCATGTGGCCGCGCCGACGGCCGTTAGCATGCTCCACGCCGGCGTGCTGATGAAGCTGGGCGCGTTCGGCATAATCCGCCTCGGCATCCAGCTCCTGCCGGAGGGGGCGGAGTTCTGGATGCCCGGCCTCATGATCCTGGCGACCACCAACGTCATCTACGGCGCCGTCTCGGCGATGGCGCAGCGCGACTTCAAGTACATGGTGGGGTACTCCAGCGTAAGCCACATGGGCTACGTGCTCATGGGCCTGGCGACGCTGAACTCGATCGGGATGAACGGGGCGGTCCTCCAGATGTTCTCGCACGGCATCATGACGGCCCTCATGTTCGCTATGGTAGGCGCCATCTACGACCAGGCGCACGTGCGCGACATGTCGATCTTCGGCGGGCTCGCGAACCAGATGCCGCGCTTCGCCGCCTTCTTCGCGATTGCCGGCCTCGCCTCCCTGGGGCTGCCGGGGCTCTCCGGCTTCGTCGCCGAGTTCCACATTTTCGTCGGCACGTTCCAGACCTACCCGGCGTTCGGCGCCCTGGCGATATTCGGCGCCGCCATCACCGCTGCCTACATCCTCCGCATGCTGGCAATGGCCTTCTTCGGTCCGTTCAACGAACGCTGGTCGCACCTGACGGAGATGACCCGCTGGGAGCAGGCGGCAGGCGCCGTCCTCATATTCTTCCTGCTCTTCATGGGACTCTGGCCGGCCCCGTTTATCGACCGCATATCGGATAGCGTTCTCACTTTGGCGGCGATCAGATGA